In Microvenator marinus, one genomic interval encodes:
- a CDS encoding transposase domain-containing protein has protein sequence MNLATLQTLVSTCLANKVNPQTYLTDVLLRIGSHPHQQIDDLLPWNWHPDS, from the coding sequence ATGAACCTGGCTACTTTGCAAACTCTGGTGTCAACCTGCTTGGCCAACAAGGTCAACCCGCAGACCTATCTCACCGATGTCCTGCTGCGAATTGGGAGTCATCCCCACCAACAAATCGATGACTTGTTGCCATGGAACTGGCATCCTGATTCCTGA
- a CDS encoding NAD-dependent epimerase/dehydratase family protein, translated as MVGKVLITGSSGLVGSVLRHTLESKGIEVVGFDLRAAGREHGDVCDASSLYHAISTCDGVIHLAAVSRVIWGEEDPARCKQVNLGGLRNVLTHAKDSTNDPWVVFASSREVYGQPQTLPTSENEPLAPVNVYGHTKVEGENLVQSARACGLKASVIRLSNVFGRRSDHHDRVVPAFARQAVAGETLRVDGASHTFDFTYVDDVADGIATLVDLMGSKEGAPPPIHFVSGVPTTLGQLANMAIELAESHARVQLSAPRNFDVAQFYGNPSRAIQILGWRAETSVREGLERLIDAYRNEQTLNKIEEQA; from the coding sequence ATGGTTGGAAAAGTCTTGATTACCGGTTCTTCCGGTCTGGTCGGAAGTGTGCTCCGTCACACGCTCGAATCAAAAGGAATTGAAGTCGTAGGGTTTGATTTGCGGGCAGCCGGGCGCGAACATGGGGATGTGTGCGACGCTAGTAGTCTGTACCATGCTATCTCAACGTGTGATGGAGTAATTCATCTGGCGGCGGTCTCGCGCGTAATCTGGGGAGAAGAAGATCCTGCTCGCTGCAAACAGGTGAATCTAGGCGGACTGAGGAATGTTCTGACGCACGCCAAAGACTCAACAAATGATCCGTGGGTGGTCTTTGCCAGCAGCAGGGAAGTCTATGGGCAACCACAAACGCTCCCGACTTCGGAAAACGAACCGCTGGCTCCAGTCAACGTCTATGGGCACACAAAGGTTGAAGGTGAAAACCTTGTCCAGTCGGCCCGTGCATGCGGACTCAAAGCCAGCGTGATTCGTTTGTCCAACGTCTTCGGCAGAAGGTCAGATCATCACGATCGTGTTGTACCTGCTTTCGCAAGGCAAGCGGTAGCGGGTGAGACCCTACGCGTGGATGGTGCAAGTCATACCTTTGATTTCACCTATGTTGATGACGTTGCGGACGGCATCGCAACGTTGGTTGACCTGATGGGTTCCAAGGAGGGCGCACCACCCCCCATTCACTTTGTTTCCGGCGTACCCACGACCCTTGGGCAATTGGCGAATATGGCTATCGAACTGGCCGAAAGCCACGCTCGTGTCCAGTTGAGCGCACCAAGGAACTTTGACGTGGCGCAATTCTACGGCAACCCCAGCCGCGCAATTCAGATCCTTGGCTGGCGAGCAGAGACAAGCGTCAGAGAGGGTCTGGAAAGACTCATTGACGCGTATCGAAACGAACAGACTCTAAACAAAATCGAGGAGCAAGCATGA
- a CDS encoding glycosyltransferase has product MKILKVIHGYPMRYNAGSEVYSQTLCHGLADRHEVHVFTREEDAFAPDFRLREEKDLDDPRITLHLVNNPRLKDRYRATGIDARFAEVLDQLGPDICHVGHLNHLSTSMLKEASKREIPIVYTLHDYWLMCPRGQFMQMFPEDSNELWSACDGQEDRKCAERCYARYFSGSQEEHEQDVQFWTDWVKRRMEHIREVVQLVDLFIAPAKYLLNRYRDDFGIPERKLVYLDYGFDKTRMSGRSRSASEPFTFGYIGTHIPAKGIHDLIRAFGQLEGDARLRIWGRPRGQDTDALKKIALEVPGDIGTRVEWRPEYRNQNIVEDVFEHCDAIVVPSIWVENSPLVIHEAQQARVPVITANAGGMAEYVHHEVNGLLFEHRSVDSLTQQMQRFVVDPDLANRLGGRGYLYSEDGEIPSVEEHVAEIETLYQQVLGRRNSARIMPTKGPWRITFDTNPDLCNLRCIMCEEHSPHSTLQTQREKEGRPRREMPFELIERIVKDAVPMGLREIIPSTMGEPLLYDDFDKILALCEEQSLMLNLTTNGTFPRRGAEEWARRIVPVTSDVKISWNGASKKTHENIMLGSKWEKVLQNVKTFIGVRDAHADAGGNRCRVTFQLTFLESNADELADIVRLAISLGVDRVKGHHLWAHFEEIKDQSMRRNPAAIKRWNLAVQEAQKVAAENKLPNGKSVLLENIFELDENASDDLAPGGPCPFLGQEAWVSALGRFDPCCAPDAQRRTLGEFGNLHASDFSEIWNGEEYNDLRKTYRNRNLCLSCNMRKPVEEV; this is encoded by the coding sequence ATGAAGATCTTGAAAGTCATTCATGGCTACCCAATGAGATACAACGCAGGGTCAGAGGTTTATAGCCAGACGCTTTGCCATGGACTTGCGGACCGGCATGAAGTTCATGTGTTTACCCGTGAAGAAGATGCTTTCGCGCCTGACTTCCGGTTGCGAGAAGAAAAGGATCTCGACGACCCCAGAATTACACTTCACCTGGTCAATAATCCCCGTCTAAAAGACCGGTACAGGGCAACCGGAATCGACGCACGCTTCGCCGAAGTTCTGGATCAGCTAGGCCCCGATATCTGCCATGTCGGACACCTCAATCACCTCTCGACATCAATGCTCAAAGAGGCTTCCAAACGTGAGATTCCCATCGTGTACACACTACACGATTACTGGCTCATGTGCCCTCGTGGGCAGTTCATGCAAATGTTTCCTGAGGACTCAAATGAGCTCTGGAGTGCTTGTGATGGTCAGGAGGACCGGAAATGTGCCGAACGCTGTTACGCCCGTTACTTCAGTGGTTCTCAGGAGGAACACGAACAAGACGTTCAGTTCTGGACTGATTGGGTGAAGCGGCGGATGGAACACATTAGGGAGGTGGTGCAGCTAGTTGATCTCTTCATTGCGCCAGCGAAATACCTTCTGAACCGTTATCGGGATGATTTTGGAATTCCGGAGCGCAAGTTAGTCTATCTGGACTACGGTTTTGACAAGACCCGAATGTCTGGGCGATCGCGCTCGGCAAGTGAACCGTTCACATTTGGATATATTGGCACGCACATTCCGGCAAAAGGCATTCACGATTTGATCCGTGCTTTTGGCCAGCTCGAGGGAGACGCACGACTGCGAATCTGGGGCCGTCCACGAGGTCAGGATACCGACGCGCTCAAGAAGATTGCCCTGGAGGTTCCAGGCGACATCGGTACGCGCGTGGAATGGCGACCGGAGTACCGAAATCAAAACATTGTGGAGGACGTGTTTGAGCACTGCGATGCGATTGTCGTCCCATCTATCTGGGTCGAGAATTCGCCCTTGGTGATTCACGAAGCGCAACAGGCAAGAGTTCCAGTGATTACCGCAAATGCGGGAGGTATGGCCGAGTACGTTCATCATGAAGTTAACGGACTCCTCTTTGAACATCGATCTGTGGACTCTCTCACGCAGCAAATGCAGAGGTTTGTCGTTGACCCAGATTTAGCCAACCGTTTGGGTGGTCGTGGGTATCTCTACTCAGAAGATGGAGAAATCCCGTCCGTTGAGGAACACGTCGCTGAAATCGAGACCCTTTACCAGCAAGTCCTCGGCCGTCGTAACTCGGCACGCATCATGCCAACAAAAGGTCCCTGGAGGATTACTTTTGATACCAACCCAGATCTCTGCAATCTGCGTTGCATCATGTGTGAAGAGCACTCGCCACACAGTACGCTCCAAACTCAGCGCGAAAAAGAGGGGCGTCCCAGAAGGGAAATGCCATTTGAGCTGATCGAGAGGATCGTCAAGGATGCCGTACCGATGGGACTGCGTGAAATCATCCCGTCAACGATGGGCGAACCGCTGCTTTACGATGATTTCGACAAGATTCTGGCTCTTTGTGAGGAGCAGTCTCTGATGCTGAATTTGACGACCAATGGAACTTTTCCACGGCGAGGGGCTGAGGAATGGGCTCGGCGAATCGTTCCTGTCACGTCGGATGTGAAAATCTCTTGGAACGGCGCCTCGAAGAAGACACACGAAAACATCATGTTGGGGTCAAAATGGGAAAAAGTTCTTCAGAACGTTAAGACCTTCATTGGTGTGCGGGATGCCCATGCAGATGCCGGCGGAAATCGCTGTCGCGTGACCTTCCAACTGACCTTCCTGGAGTCCAATGCAGATGAGTTGGCTGACATTGTGCGACTGGCCATATCACTTGGGGTTGACCGGGTTAAGGGCCACCACCTCTGGGCTCACTTTGAGGAGATCAAGGACCAGTCGATGCGACGTAATCCTGCGGCTATCAAAAGATGGAATTTGGCAGTCCAAGAGGCGCAGAAAGTCGCGGCAGAAAACAAACTACCAAACGGAAAATCGGTCCTTCTAGAAAACATCTTTGAGCTGGATGAGAACGCAAGCGACGACCTCGCCCCGGGTGGGCCATGTCCATTCCTTGGGCAAGAGGCGTGGGTGAGTGCACTGGGACGATTTGATCCCTGCTGCGCTCCTGACGCGCAACGACGCACTCTGGGCGAATTTGGCAATCTACACGCGTCCGACTTCTCCGAAATCTGGAACGGTGAGGAGTACAACGACTTGCGCAAGACGTATCGCAATCGCAACCTGTGTCTTAGCTGCAACATGAGAAAACCGGTGGAGGAGGTATGA
- a CDS encoding methyltransferase, producing MKTPQPAPCRTYHVLDSGEPAYTERFDDILKFHPPGLAAVQKGDQAWHIRPDGSAAYSARFERTFGFYDGRATVVDIEGWYHIETSGEAVYSDRYTWCGNFQDGLCTVREGVEYFHIKRDGRPLYERRWRYAGDYRDKISVVQNEAGLSTHIDASGQLLHNVFFVDLDVFHKGFARARDEEGWTHIDSRGQAIYQRRFANVEPFYNGQARVERFDGGLEIIDEAGNCMLELRPSRRSEFAELSGDLVGFWRTQTLGSAATLGIIDVLPGTVSASSERCNITEDAAFRILRALGELQVVERCGDEWKATSRGEYLKKDHPLTLADAAVEYATRFSKMWQVLPDVLRGEDQWKPAIFEDVFLGPDKGTGHHRMLRSYARHDYEAVAEILPLKGDESIVDAGGGLGTFASCIQARFPDVQITVLEKPGVLEFTQLREPGLNWLAGDFFQDWGVEVDVVLLARVLHDWEDEDARRILSRAKKSLKEGGRVCVVEILLPEEGVSGGLCDLHLWMATGGRERKRTEYETLLTEAGFRVDEIIHVAALPSVIVGVVP from the coding sequence ATGAAGACTCCACAACCAGCGCCATGCCGCACCTACCATGTGCTTGATTCGGGTGAGCCAGCTTACACCGAGCGATTTGATGACATCCTGAAGTTTCACCCACCTGGACTTGCCGCTGTCCAAAAAGGTGACCAAGCGTGGCACATTCGACCAGATGGCTCAGCGGCGTATTCGGCCCGTTTTGAGCGGACTTTTGGCTTCTACGATGGTCGGGCAACCGTGGTCGATATTGAAGGTTGGTATCATATCGAAACGTCGGGTGAGGCGGTCTACTCGGATCGCTACACTTGGTGCGGGAACTTTCAGGATGGACTCTGCACCGTACGTGAGGGGGTAGAGTATTTTCACATCAAACGTGATGGACGACCTCTCTACGAAAGGCGATGGCGATACGCCGGAGACTATCGTGACAAGATCTCGGTGGTTCAAAACGAGGCGGGACTCTCCACACATATCGACGCATCAGGCCAACTTCTTCACAACGTGTTTTTTGTGGACCTGGACGTCTTCCATAAGGGCTTTGCCAGGGCACGTGATGAAGAAGGTTGGACACACATCGATTCCCGCGGTCAGGCAATCTATCAACGGCGCTTCGCGAATGTTGAGCCTTTCTACAATGGCCAAGCTCGAGTCGAGCGATTTGATGGTGGGTTAGAAATCATTGATGAGGCTGGGAATTGCATGCTGGAGCTTCGACCTTCCCGTCGCTCAGAATTTGCAGAACTATCCGGAGATCTAGTTGGGTTTTGGCGTACCCAGACTCTGGGTTCCGCTGCAACACTGGGAATCATTGACGTCTTGCCAGGCACCGTTTCGGCGAGCAGCGAACGATGCAATATCACTGAAGATGCAGCGTTTCGAATTCTTCGTGCGCTTGGGGAACTTCAAGTTGTGGAGCGTTGTGGTGATGAATGGAAGGCCACGTCACGGGGAGAATACCTCAAGAAAGACCATCCACTTACGCTCGCTGATGCCGCGGTAGAGTATGCCACACGCTTTTCCAAGATGTGGCAGGTGCTACCAGACGTGTTGAGGGGTGAGGACCAATGGAAACCAGCGATTTTTGAGGATGTGTTCTTGGGCCCTGACAAGGGTACTGGCCATCATCGTATGTTACGAAGTTACGCGCGCCACGATTACGAAGCAGTCGCAGAGATCCTTCCTCTAAAGGGTGACGAGTCTATCGTGGACGCAGGTGGCGGACTTGGGACCTTTGCCTCGTGCATTCAGGCCAGATTTCCCGATGTACAGATCACCGTTCTAGAAAAGCCAGGCGTTTTGGAGTTCACACAACTTCGCGAACCTGGGTTGAATTGGCTGGCGGGTGACTTCTTTCAGGACTGGGGTGTTGAGGTGGATGTTGTTCTGCTAGCGCGCGTACTTCACGACTGGGAAGACGAGGATGCTCGGCGGATACTGTCGCGTGCGAAGAAAAGCTTGAAGGAAGGTGGGCGAGTGTGTGTGGTTGAGATTCTTCTGCCTGAAGAAGGGGTATCTGGAGGGCTGTGCGACCTGCATTTGTGGATGGCAACCGGCGGCCGAGAGCGGAAACGAACTGAGTACGAGACGCTTCTGACAGAGGCGGGGTTCAGGGTTGATGAAATCATTCACGTGGCAGCGCTGCCGAGCGTCATTGTAGGAGTTGTACCATGA
- a CDS encoding histidine phosphatase family protein, producing MSQFAILEWMLRHLNEIPEDRSVCLLIRHSVRDPLPPDDVGYALPITEEGRRLARNLGEVIGSRLKTLHSSPLDRCTQTADEIMVGAGKTLPVVPDKLLGDPGVFVLDGEVAWPNWQRLGNDGVIAKMVEGGEPLQGLARAELAAGLLVDHMLKVADQQPGIHVFVTHDSIAAPTIAHIHGYRFDFGDWPAFLEGAFFWAARDGVRVHFRASEGELTGLWLNGARASL from the coding sequence ATGAGCCAATTCGCGATTCTTGAATGGATGTTGCGCCACTTGAATGAGATTCCAGAAGACCGTTCAGTGTGCTTGCTGATCCGTCACTCAGTCCGGGACCCTCTCCCACCTGATGATGTGGGGTACGCTCTGCCAATCACAGAAGAAGGTCGTCGGCTCGCTAGGAACCTTGGAGAAGTGATCGGTTCAAGACTCAAAACCTTGCATTCTAGTCCGCTGGATAGGTGCACACAGACGGCTGATGAGATTATGGTTGGAGCAGGCAAGACTCTACCTGTAGTCCCAGATAAATTGCTCGGGGACCCAGGTGTGTTCGTACTCGACGGGGAGGTCGCCTGGCCGAACTGGCAGCGTCTCGGAAACGATGGGGTGATTGCGAAGATGGTGGAAGGTGGTGAGCCTTTGCAAGGTCTAGCAAGGGCCGAGCTCGCCGCAGGTCTGTTGGTTGATCACATGTTGAAGGTCGCAGACCAACAACCTGGAATTCATGTATTTGTCACCCATGACTCGATTGCCGCTCCGACCATCGCGCATATTCATGGGTATAGGTTTGACTTTGGAGACTGGCCAGCATTCTTGGAGGGTGCCTTCTTCTGGGCGGCAAGAGATGGCGTGCGGGTCCATTTCCGCGCCTCCGAAGGTGAACTTACCGGTTTGTGGCTGAATGGAGCGCGAGCCAGTCTTTAA
- a CDS encoding VWA domain-containing protein — translation MNADAGSFLRHYSYLEDCPLHLVKHIFGSTLGSIEDRVRGVVSWRNALLKGEVPECEPWPGEVSARPVIAALEVLQLQRFFRNEAELVDEFLIQALEAFERREQDFTSAILAALQELEELQRRELEDDEDGVTDEDLELVRQLAEEVARESLGNEPDTQIMEKWQERERVWSEIMDAFGSLGNMLGRGWDLSRGIIRQTGWTEIAKLRRIVAELPQLEEIVLTLGRMQASDDEEKTMETIFAPVSRLEEELREIRTPWVPAQTRGVERSGDIARMLPSEAAYLGHPTLRLLWHARRAERALITYRVEGIELERHAVEVEVQEEMEREVSRPQRGPIIVALDTSGSMAGAPELVAKALVLEALRRANLEKRRCYVYAYGGPNDVVEHELAVSDEGIGRLLQFLGFSFHGGTDIGAVHRVLERLEDDAWTKADVLIVSDGEWRAPADLSSAVQIAKEENHRFHGVQVGSSLQSGMHTICDPVHIFKDWLALHSATNR, via the coding sequence ATGAACGCCGACGCGGGAAGTTTTTTACGACACTACTCATACCTTGAAGATTGCCCCCTACACCTCGTTAAACACATCTTCGGTTCAACGCTTGGAAGTATCGAGGACCGTGTCAGGGGTGTGGTTTCATGGCGCAACGCGCTCTTGAAAGGTGAGGTTCCTGAGTGTGAACCATGGCCTGGTGAGGTTAGTGCGAGACCCGTTATTGCCGCCCTTGAAGTTCTTCAGTTGCAGCGTTTTTTTCGGAATGAGGCAGAACTTGTTGACGAGTTTTTGATTCAAGCCTTGGAGGCGTTTGAACGCCGTGAACAGGACTTCACAAGCGCAATTTTGGCTGCTTTGCAAGAACTTGAAGAGTTGCAGCGAAGAGAGTTGGAAGACGATGAGGACGGGGTGACTGACGAGGATCTTGAGTTGGTTCGTCAACTTGCTGAGGAAGTTGCGCGCGAGAGTTTGGGGAATGAGCCTGACACCCAAATCATGGAGAAATGGCAGGAGCGCGAGCGTGTGTGGTCCGAGATCATGGATGCGTTTGGTAGCCTTGGAAACATGCTCGGGCGAGGCTGGGACTTGTCGAGGGGAATCATCAGGCAGACGGGATGGACCGAGATTGCGAAGTTGCGGAGGATTGTGGCTGAGCTCCCACAGCTAGAGGAAATCGTCCTAACTCTTGGGCGTATGCAAGCGTCTGATGACGAAGAAAAAACGATGGAAACCATCTTTGCTCCGGTGTCTCGATTGGAGGAAGAACTGCGCGAAATCCGAACGCCATGGGTGCCAGCGCAAACTCGTGGCGTGGAGCGAAGCGGTGATATCGCGCGAATGTTGCCTTCAGAAGCCGCATATTTGGGCCACCCAACTTTGCGCCTTTTGTGGCACGCTCGCCGTGCGGAGCGTGCTTTGATTACCTACCGTGTTGAAGGAATTGAGCTGGAACGACACGCCGTAGAGGTGGAGGTTCAAGAAGAGATGGAACGCGAAGTCTCCAGGCCTCAGCGCGGGCCAATCATTGTTGCGCTGGACACATCTGGTTCAATGGCTGGTGCGCCCGAACTGGTCGCCAAGGCACTCGTTTTGGAGGCGTTGCGACGTGCGAATCTGGAGAAGCGCCGATGTTATGTGTACGCATATGGCGGTCCAAACGATGTGGTTGAGCATGAGCTAGCAGTCAGTGATGAAGGTATTGGCCGGCTGCTGCAATTCCTTGGGTTCTCCTTTCACGGAGGCACGGACATTGGAGCCGTTCATCGAGTTCTTGAACGTTTAGAAGACGACGCGTGGACAAAGGCGGATGTGCTCATTGTTAGTGATGGGGAATGGCGCGCTCCCGCAGACCTGTCAAGCGCCGTGCAGATCGCAAAGGAGGAAAATCACCGATTCCATGGCGTTCAGGTGGGCAGCAGCCTACAATCCGGCATGCACACCATTTGTGATCCTGTGCATATCTTTAAAGACTGGCTCGCGCTCCATTCAGCCACAAACCGGTAA
- a CDS encoding AAA family ATPase yields MTSEPTSILTRKKLNLTQRIAKIRDLLLTDLIERDVEVRMVLLAALAGEHALLIGPPGTAKSMIAKRIQLAFNDASYFERLLTRFTVPEEVFGPYSIPGLEEGRYERLTESYMPSASVAFLDEIFKANSAILNSLLTVLNERKFDNGTQRQFVPLISAIGASNELPEGQELDALYDRFLVRLEVNSASAEGFRKLLALTGETALVLDAELPFSPQELEELRKAAETVVTLSAEVEELLCELRKFCIAEEIFVSDRRWRKIVKFLKVSAYTHIKDEVTVWDCWILQHCLWNTPEQRATLFNWYVERIGAAEAGAYSRVSTVVAHLEEQLKFDQKAKEQKCNEDGELLYRMNGREVLESSAVLPVVRDGETTYLAPPNAYANDSKVHDRTNKGHGFTIGELSHLQIDNWHRFDHWGGKWAYLANEDNFYRKDTDLRPVMVAKRFAPQYRDARLKDASVELDRVTKHQALIEDRVKELEVLVNAHLWVTADFLKPALKSLDEALSATKVITARLDKVREGYANLPVQVWGDPEEELVDLIASPPKSANGKKTRTKRKKGAK; encoded by the coding sequence ATGACTTCAGAACCCACAAGTATTTTGACCCGAAAGAAACTCAACTTGACCCAAAGAATTGCAAAGATAAGAGATTTGCTACTGACCGACCTCATCGAGCGAGACGTGGAGGTTCGCATGGTCCTGCTCGCCGCTCTCGCGGGTGAGCACGCGCTCCTTATCGGACCGCCCGGAACGGCAAAGAGCATGATCGCAAAGCGGATCCAACTGGCGTTCAACGATGCAAGCTACTTTGAAAGGCTGCTGACACGATTTACCGTGCCGGAAGAAGTGTTTGGACCGTACTCCATTCCGGGACTGGAGGAAGGTCGCTACGAGCGCTTGACGGAGTCGTACATGCCGAGCGCATCCGTGGCGTTTTTGGATGAGATCTTCAAGGCAAATAGCGCAATTCTGAATTCGCTGCTCACCGTGCTCAATGAACGAAAGTTTGACAATGGGACGCAGCGCCAATTCGTACCGTTGATCAGTGCGATTGGGGCGAGTAATGAACTCCCCGAGGGACAAGAGTTGGATGCGCTCTATGACCGTTTCCTGGTTCGGCTTGAAGTCAATTCTGCCTCCGCGGAAGGATTCAGAAAACTTCTGGCGTTGACTGGAGAGACGGCTCTAGTGCTGGACGCAGAACTTCCGTTCAGCCCGCAAGAACTTGAAGAACTGAGAAAGGCTGCCGAAACCGTCGTTACACTTAGCGCCGAGGTGGAGGAACTGCTCTGCGAATTGCGAAAGTTCTGCATCGCCGAAGAGATCTTCGTGTCCGACCGCAGGTGGCGAAAGATCGTCAAATTCCTGAAGGTGTCTGCGTATACACACATCAAGGATGAGGTCACGGTCTGGGATTGTTGGATTCTTCAGCACTGCCTGTGGAACACTCCAGAGCAGCGCGCAACCCTGTTCAACTGGTATGTCGAGCGCATTGGGGCCGCCGAGGCAGGGGCATATTCGCGAGTATCGACAGTGGTTGCTCACCTAGAAGAACAACTGAAGTTTGATCAAAAGGCGAAAGAACAAAAATGCAATGAAGACGGCGAACTCCTTTATAGGATGAATGGAAGAGAAGTCCTCGAGTCAAGCGCCGTTCTTCCCGTAGTTCGTGATGGCGAGACAACCTATCTGGCTCCGCCCAATGCCTATGCGAATGACAGCAAAGTCCACGACCGCACGAACAAAGGGCACGGATTCACGATAGGGGAACTCTCCCATTTGCAAATCGACAATTGGCACCGATTCGATCATTGGGGCGGCAAGTGGGCATATCTGGCAAACGAGGATAACTTCTATCGCAAAGATACTGACTTGAGGCCAGTGATGGTAGCCAAGCGCTTCGCTCCACAATACCGAGATGCACGACTCAAGGATGCTTCCGTGGAGTTGGACCGTGTCACTAAACATCAGGCACTCATTGAGGATCGTGTTAAAGAACTCGAAGTCCTCGTCAACGCACATCTTTGGGTCACTGCTGATTTCCTTAAACCAGCGCTGAAAAGCCTCGATGAGGCGCTCAGTGCAACGAAAGTCATCACCGCCCGATTGGACAAAGTTCGCGAAGGCTACGCAAACTTGCCAGTGCAGGTGTGGGGCGATCCCGAGGAAGAGTTGGTCGACCTGATCGCCTCACCTCCCAAGAGCGCCAACGGGAAAAAGACTCGGACTAAGAGAAAGAAGGGGGCCAAATGA